Within Petrotoga sp. 9PW.55.5.1, the genomic segment ATAAGATCACTGATTTTTAAATCATTCCAAAATATCTCTTCTATCCGCTGTGTAACTTTTTTATCGTATATTAAAAGGTTAGATTCATAATTTAACTCAAAACTTCTGATATCAATGTTTGCTGTACCCACTGTAGAAATCAAACCATCAACAGAAATAAATTTTGAGTGTATAAACCTGTCTTTTTTATAAAAATATACTTCAACCCCATATTTTATAAGTTCTTCTAAGTAAGTTCTAGAAGCAAAATACACTAAAAAGTGATCCATCTTCCCTGGAAATAATATCTTCACATCAACACCTGAAAGGGCAGCGGTTTTTATAGCGGAAACTATACTATCGTTTGGTATGAAGTATGGGGTAGTTATATATATGTGATCTTTTGCAATGTTAATCATTTTAAGAACCATCTGCATTATTGAAGGCATTTCAGATTCTGGACCACTTAATGCTATTTGTATCAGTGAATTTCCAACTGCTTCTTGTTTTGTATAGTACTTTTTTGTATCTATTTTTTCCTCTTTTTTTTCTGCTTTTATTATTTTTTTGTAATCCTCTAAGAAGACCTTCTGTAATCCAGTAACTGCTTCTCCTTTAATTTTTAAATGTAGGTCTCTCCAATATCCCATTTTGCTTTTTCCAATATACTCATCTCCTATGTTTATTCCTCCAATAAAAGCAACATTTCCATCTATAACAGCGATTTTTCTATGATTTCTATAATTAACTTGAGTATTCATAAATTTTAGCAAAGGAGATAAAAAATAACTGTAGAAAGCAACTTCTATACCTGCATTTTCTAAATCTTTTATATAACTTTTTTTAAGTCGCCCCGATCCTATTTTATCCATAACAAATTTAATTTCCACACCTTCATTTGCTTTTTTAATCAACAAATCTTTCAGTTTTTCTCCTGTTTCATCATCTTTAACTATATAATACTCTAAGTTTATAGTTTTTTTGGCACTTTCAATTTCCCTAAAAAAATCTTCAAACTTTTCTTTCCCGTTTTTAAAGATTTCAATTTTATTCCCAATAAATAATGGGGATTTAGAATTTCTTTTCAATAGGGTAATAAGTTGAATATATTCTGTTCCAACTTCTCCTAGAGTATCTATTAAACTCTTTCTTTCATTTTCAGAAAGAGTTGGTTTTGAATCAAGATAAAGGTCACTTGTTAATTTTTTCCGTTTCCAATTCCTTCCAAAAAAAAGATATACTCCAAATCCTATAAGAGGAAATACAGCGAAAATTAAAAGCCAGCT encodes:
- the cls gene encoding cardiolipin synthase, with product MAFAVIFEFGFWTLFVLIYAVIATTVVILERKRPEKTISWLLIFAVFPLIGFGVYLFFGRNWKRKKLTSDLYLDSKPTLSENERKSLIDTLGEVGTEYIQLITLLKRNSKSPLFIGNKIEIFKNGKEKFEDFFREIESAKKTINLEYYIVKDDETGEKLKDLLIKKANEGVEIKFVMDKIGSGRLKKSYIKDLENAGIEVAFYSYFLSPLLKFMNTQVNYRNHRKIAVIDGNVAFIGGINIGDEYIGKSKMGYWRDLHLKIKGEAVTGLQKVFLEDYKKIIKAEKKEEKIDTKKYYTKQEAVGNSLIQIALSGPESEMPSIMQMVLKMINIAKDHIYITTPYFIPNDSIVSAIKTAALSGVDVKILFPGKMDHFLVYFASRTYLEELIKYGVEVYFYKKDRFIHSKFISVDGLISTVGTANIDIRSFELNYESNLLIYDKKVTQRIEEIFWNDLKISDLISSHYFNTMPFSVKFIEAFSRIFSNLL